aaatgagaaataaaaattcttctcatcgttcgtcaaccGGTCCTTCATCCGTCGCCGTCGACCACCATCCGTCGATTGCCCGCCGCCGCTACCAATCGCCGACAAGAAAAAATGTTGTGTCGTTATTCAACGATaattttttcttagaaactcttctagaaaaatagaaaaatctatttctcttccacAACCTATTTCTTgaacataatggttatcattcacccCCTTATTTAGCCAAAACATGTTCATTCTATTTCGTTATGCTAGTTAGAATTTGTTCGTTTGTTCTACCAAAATTTAAAGTCAAAATCTATTCATTCATTCTACTAAAAATTATTGCGTTAAAATGTGTTCGTTCTACTAGAATTTCACTAAGTCTGAGTCTGTCAAttaatttgttcttttattttatcaattttattgaGTCCGAATGTAACCATTTGATTGTCCAAATTTTAACAACTAGAATATGTTCACTATACATCATATTTCTCTAAGTTTGATCGTGTCTTCTTATACGATCAAATTTTACTGAAGTCTGGACCTATTTTTTTATACAATCATATTTTTCTGGATCTAGACATGTTTATTCATACAATCAAATTTTACTGAAGTCTTAACATATTTCTTTGTACAATCAAATTTTGCTAAGTGTAGAAGTGTTTATTTATACAATCATATTTTATTGAGTTtgaacattttcaattatacgATCAAATTTTACTAAATTTGAATGCATCCATTTTATCCAATCAAATTCTTATTGAATCTAAGCACATTTACATTTTGAGTATGAATATATACTTATTTACTCAGCCTAAGTATGACTACTTCTTCAATTCAATTTGCCTTTTGGGTCaagtttttctttaaaagacGGATTGCCGAATAATAAATTCACATTCTAAGTATAATCACAAGTTGTTTCTTACCCAATTATGTGACTAATGGATTTCATTTCTTTGAGAAACATGTGATAAAGTAAGCAAATGGGTATGAGTGTTGGTGCATGTATATGTCTGCTTGTCTTTACAAAATAGAATAAGCATGCTAATATGATGTGCACATTAAAATGTATGATAAGGAAGAATGTGAGATAAGCTTATAATCCTCATCCTGAACTTATGTGATTATAAAAAGTGCAAGGTAAGGTTATGCATGTAAGGTGGTTATGTACTAGAGGTTAATTGTTGTAATGGTTGTTTATTTCATTGTTGATGCAAAAAAGATCAATGTTAATATGTGCATTGTGCATGAAAATAATGTGTTGCCATTACCCATATAATGGTGTGTGACGATACTCCATGGTAAAAGTCTGCGGATGCCTTAATGATTAGGATGCCTCGGGAAGTCTTTTGAGATGCATCGTAAGTCGAGATGCCTTAGCAGTTGGGATGCCCTATGGTGGAAGTTTGCAAGATGCTCCATGAGTCGAGATGCTCTGGGAGAGTTCAAGAGAAGTGAATTAATAAAATGTATTACCACGTGTAGAACCGACCATTTAAATTGGTTATTTGTGTGAAACATGACGTGCCATATGCAAGAGTCTGGATGGTTATTGgatgatgattttcatgatgTGCCATATGCAAGAATCCCtaatcaaagtaaaaaaaaattaataacattcATATCAAATTGGCAACTAAACCCAAATATATTTCCATCTCTTTAATTTTAGAACCCATTATGGGTGCTTTGGGAAATAATACTTGATCCATTAAcgattcatttaaacaaatatgggttcataaatgggttgtgtacccattttgacacctctaatCATGACTAAAAGAatcgactgaagaagaagaaatcggaCGGAAAAGGGCTTCACTCCACGTCCATGCATCATCACttgttaaaaatcttggccttgaAGTCGTCGAAATCGATTTGGCCGTCCCCATCCCTGTCGGCGGTGAGAATCATCGCCTGGCAATCTCTCATTGAGCAGCGCTGCCCAAACTTCCTCATCAGCGCCTGCAGCTCCTCTGCCGAGATCAGCCCGTCCTTGTCGAGGTCGTAAAAGTTGAACGTCTCCCTGAGCTGCTCCTCCTCGCTGCGGCCTTCAATCGGCTCCCACGTGAGGAACTCGGCAAACTCGTGGACGTCGATGAAGCCATCCCCGTTCCTATCGATCTCCGAAAACTTGTGCGTCGCCTCCTCATGGGTGGCCGTCGTCCGGCCAAGCTCACTCAGTGCTTGCCACACCTCGTCGTAGGAGATCTTGCCGTCACTGTTCGCATCGTACATGTTGAAGACTCGCCTCACCTCATCCATGGTCTTCGGAAATGAACTTGAGCCGCCACTTTGTGCCATTGTTGAGAATAGTAGGGAGCGTCGCTTTCTTCTTGTGAATATCTGGTGTTTTATGTAATGTCTTGTGTTTTTTATATATAGGAAGAGGCTTTTAAAGCTATTAAAAGTCGTATTCTTTCCCGATCAAATTTTGATCAGAACAGCAAAGACCAATGGTaaaaaatctctttttgaaATCTTCTACACTAAAAGTCGTATTAATTCCtgaatcaaatttgatcatGATGATAAAGAGCGACaagtatttgaagaaatttctatttttgtcaaaattagccggataattaaattggcataaatgtaAGAGATTTAAGACTTATTGACgctacaaaaataaatttagaattgacCATTTATACTATTGGATGACGGTTTTCATGgtaaatgaaaatggaaaagtaaAGACTACTCATGTTTTTATCGCACTTACTGCATTGGTATGCATTCTCTTTGCATGTACTAAAGGAAGaggtaaaataatttttataacttaaAACTAGAGATTTCATTTACTAGGTTTTAGGTCATCCACTACTTTTCAGTTTATATGATGGTCACCAGAATATGACGACGGAAGGGATGAGGTGATACACAAGACCATAAATCCCTGAGTCAAATGGTGGCTCATTTATGAAATGGGATGGAAGTAGAGACTCTTGCCTAGGACTTTTGTATTTTATATTTGCTTAAATGATGTGGTAAAATTGTATTACTGTTTTTTATATactgaaaataatatatatatttactcGTATTATTTCTTGTATAGGGGTTTGGGTTGAGAAAAGTTTTATCGAGCTTCCGCATGctattataataatatacaaAACGGACACATGTTGCGTGTAACGATTTGAATGGTCACGCTAGCCCACCGAGTGGGAattcttatattaaaaaaaaaaaaaaaatcagccaaaataaaaataagggaataaaaaagaaacttattAACATTATCGGTATTAGATTTTTCACattaagtaccaaaaaaaaaatatttaaacatttttatttcaagagaaaaaaaattcgtaTTATTGTTAGAAACGGCACCTATACGAAACATTTTTCACACTTGTCATTTTTCTAATCAATAACTTGCTCGTTTTAACAAGAAAATAGCAACAATAAATTTGCAGCCCAAGTTGAAAGACCTAGGGCTAGTGAAtcaagttatttttttctcccAAACCAAAAGTTAGCATTCGAAATTGTTGATTATAGGGATAGAAAACTTACTGATGGATTATTTTACCCTTGAAgtaatccatgaatttttagatcatttaaaagtgagaatatttttttttcatgtacgTAATTCACACATATCTTTTTTGTGGGATTTGGTTGGAAGCATTAcaagggaaaacatttttaatgaCATCAAATAGAGCTATAAAACATTTGGTTGGACAAAACTAGAAAGATGGAGGaataaattgtgacattattccttaaataaaataaaaacaccaaaaCCCTCCCTCCCACAATTCTCCAATCCGGTTGTGCACCTTTCACAAAGTGAAAATTTTGGTCAACATGTAATTGTTAGAAATTCAGCATGACGGTACCATGATGCTAGCAGGACTTATATTTCAAATGCTCACAATTCGTAGCCTACTTGGGCTTCTAGTGAACCGTCTATCTAGATGAGGTGTTCATGCGTTGATCCCGAAAACTAGAAATTAAAGTCGACCCAATAATATCGACATAATCTTAAGATAATCTATCTTGaaacaaatcataaaaatctaaatcGACGGTTCAACCTCATAAATCAAGACAAATCCTTTTGGCCCAACTTGATCACTAGTGACCACGGACTTATGATGATTAGCCATGAATCGGAACCATCAAGTTGGTGGCTTGAGTTAAATCAAGAGATTTTGCTGGCCCCCTAATTTAAGCCCGAGGGATAATGTCAACCTTAATTCTAATTAAGGAACGCCATGAAAATGAATCAAAGTTCAGGGTGTATTTGTTTGAGTAAAGAAACTTTCcataaattagttttttggGTATTTACTCATTTGATCAATTGATAGAAAAGTGAACGAAAATATGCattttgaaaattggaaaaatgaattttataattaaaaaggagaaaatatttttaaaaaaaatctttagagaaaatgtcacaaatgatccatgaactttcatctaatgttcaatttcatcattaaattttcaatttactcaatttagtccataaactttCATTTAATGTTCCATCTAGTTtctaactatttgaaaattgaccaatttcccattttttatACCAAactgtttttttataaataaataaaaataccaaactgggtttttttttgtcaaaaaataccACATTTATGCAAAGTAATAAAAGTCGatatttatttcctttctccatattaaaaacaaatggaaaaatggacagtaataataaacaaagataaatcttacatttttatttcttttttgtatatgcaaattacttgaataatgtataaaaagcccatcaatccattttttttatggacttcactaaaaggaaaaatcaattgatgggctttttgtacattattcaagtaatttgcgtatacaaaaaaaaaatcaaaatgcaatattcacctttatttattattactgtcattttttccatttgtttttaatatagagaaagaaaagaaatattgaccTTTATTGCTTTacataaatatgatatttttttgacaaaaaaaccatgtttgttttttatttataaagaaaaacagtggtaaaaaaaaagaaattggttaaTTTTCAAATAGGTAGGGACTAGAtggaacattagatgaaagtttatggatcaaattgagcaaatcgaaagcttATGGATGAAATtaaacattagatgaaagttcatggaccattttgacatttttctttttctttattgtctttttttttttttttctgaagagTTGTGAGTTTTGTTTGAAGTTAGGTGGACCATCTATTGGAAAATGAACCACTTGAACCGGAAatcacctcgaacaactaattTAGTCAAGTTTCCAgaggtgtcaatttagtttcaTTTAAGACAATTCGATTCACAATTCTAAAATATAACTGAATCAaaccaattaaatttatttatttatttatttatttcttcaaaaaaattgtttgttcATAATATAAGACATCAAAtagtggaaaaaaattaatggattCCATCAAACCAGACCGGACGTCCGACATTCGAGGTTCGAACTTGCGCTCGACTTCAAAACGCCTCTCGGCAGCTACACTTTTACCCTCTCCAGCGGCGTCCTGGCGCGAACGAATACGCGACGCCGCGAAAATTCTACGGGTCTTGCTCCAAAAAAGCCAGATTCCACTCTTTCATCCGTGAGCGAGGCTCTCTCCAATTTCGATCGAGCGAGATAAACTTCCGCCGGAAAAGCATGGCTTCGAACTCGAACAATGCGAGCTCGGCTTCTCCGTCGACCTCCACGTCGACGCCGTCGACGCCGCCGGTGGCGGCATCGTCGGGCGGGAAGCGCGGTAGAGACCCCGACGACGAGGTTTACCTCGACAACATGTACTCCCACAAGCGCTACCTCAGCGAGGTTTTTGTCTCTCGCCctcatttccttcttcttctgttcCCTCGTTCTCTGTAAAAAGTTTTGCGATAGTCGTCGAATCGATTCCGCTTTAAACGAAATGCCTGTGTTCATCGTCGATGTCCCTGTATCTAATTTGGTTGTGTTCGAGGCGAATTTCTTGGAAtggaaattgcaaaaattttcaCTTGGGTCTTTGACTCGTGTCGATTACTATAATGATTTGATGTAGTTTCCAGAAGCGGAAGTGAGTAGGAACGATGTGCATGGCTCGttgacttttacttcttccgTAAATTCCATTGTCTAATGGGTTTAGTAGGATTTACAGGAAGCTTGGAACTGGTGATTTTCCCAGCACTCGACTGTTGAGAGATGTCTTGATTTTTGGTGCAGATGATGGCTTCCAGCTTAAATGGATTAACCGTCGGGGACACCCTTGGCGAAAACTATATGGATTCTCCTGCTAGATCTGAAAGCATGTTTTATTTTAGGTAAATtcattgggttttttttttttttttcctatgcattttgaattttggggTTTAGGGCACCCTCATCAAGTAACCATAAAAAGGGGCAGCCTGGTGCAGGAAGCTCCCGCGATAAGCGGGGTCTGGGGAAGGGTCAGACCACTCAGGGTCTAAGGTACTCAGGCTTACCTTGCAATTTTTGCAAGAGGCTGTTTCCACGAACTGAACTCATGACCTCCAGGTCGCACAGTGAGAACTTTTCTGTTGCATCCTGATCAAGTAATCATGCTTCAGCTAAATCATCCTCAGTTAGGCTCATAACTGAGAAGATGAGCATCATGGTGGTTTCTGGGATCCAGatcattctttcattttggaGGGTTTTGAGATTCAAATCAGTCTAATTTTGCTAAGTCTTCCTAGCATGATTAGTGGGTATGTTTTTATAGTGCTGTCTGCATTTGGAAGAATTAACTGATGGCAGTGGTTGCTTCTTGCTGGTTGCCAGGCAGTTGTTTGGACTGCAGTGTAGGAGGCAGGTGTTGGAGGTTGTGATTGTGGTGGAGGCAAACGCATTTTGTGTTAAATGCCTGGAGGTGGCATAGGATGTGGAGTGATAAGTTACACAAGTTATGAGAAATGGTTTCCGGCATTAAAGAATAGGGAAAGAAACTAttggaatttaaatatgcatattCCATTAACCAAGAAAACACATACCTGTGGACAAACCCATATATTGCGCATGAAAAGTGCTTCAAACATACTTCCATCAGGTGCTCAAGGACATTCATGAAAAGGTGTCTTTGAAGCATCTCTTGTTTCCTCAAAGTGATAATTATCATCTTGTAGTTGATGGAGAGGACTAGAATGTCACTCCTTTACTGGTTTGAGATTATGTTTATGTGGTTTGTGTCTTTACGCGGTGTTTATGTGGTTGTTGGATGGCTCCTTGCATCGGTTAACTGGATttcaagtttaaatttaataCATCATCATAGAATGCTATTTGCAAGTTAATCAAATTTACACGTTGAATTTGGCTTCTTCCCCTTCCTCCACGCCTTTCTATGTTTTTCTGGCGAATATTTTATGTGAAACACATTTTATTTCAGGGATGACATGTCCTCACAATATTCACCAATGTCAGAAGATTCCGATGACTCCCGATTTTGTGAAATTCCGGTAAATGCTTGTTCATCCCAGTCTGACAGCCTCCCAACTAGTCCAGTTTCTCCTTACAGATGTCAAAGACCATTTGGTGGTCCATCATCTGCTACTCCTGCCACATCATCCCCTTCGTATAGTCATAACCTTGTGGCACCCACATCATCACAGACCCGCCAACGAGGCTCAGATTCCGAGGGCCGGTTCCCCTCGTCTCCCAGCGACATATGCCACTCAGCTGACTTAAGAAGAGCTGCACTCCTTCGCTCCGTGCAGATGAGAACACAACCTGCTCCCAACTGTCCATATGAATCACCGTTTGCTCCAGGGCAAGAGGCTGTGCCTAATATGGAATCCGAGGATGTGAAATCTCTATCTGATGAAAAAGACTATCACATAGAGGAGTGTCCTTCAAGTGTTGCCTCTTCTTCTGATTTCAACGAAGAAAAAACCTGCAGAACACTGAATTCAAGCGCTGGAAGGATTGAATCTGGGATATAGAAGCTGGGGGCATGAATTAAAGAGGCAGAGTTAACGTTGTTTTGGAGATCTATATGGGCAAATTATTTGAATATGGTGAGAGCATGTGGTGCAATGGCATCCCCATGAGATACATGATGAGTCATGCAGCACACACAACTTCAAGAAGTTTTTAGCTATCTATGGGTTTATGCCGATTTTTGAGGGGTCGACTCACTGATGGTTTTTTCCTGGTATGACTCTGCCTTTCTCATGTGATCTGTGGACAGGAATCATTAGGCAGAAGTTCCTTATCATGTATTGAGATTGATAGCTGATCTCCACCGCAATGTAGCTAGTGAGTTGGCATGATTTCCTGGATTGAGAGCATGGTTCATCCATGCGTCTTTCATTCTGTTCGGTTTGTAAGGCAACTTTTGATCATCTTCTCTTCCATGTCATGagctttttgaacttttaaaatAGATCTTGAGAGGAATGTCACACGGTCATCTCTTAATATTTAGTGCAGTATCTCTTCGGTAGAACAGATGCCagcaagaagaaagagaatctCCTCTACATTCCCCCACAGCAAAACCGTTGCtatgtttgtttttgttgttaaaTCGTCGCTTTTAATTAATGTCAACCTACCTTATGACCCTTTGCCTCTTTAGACAAGTATGTACGCTTTGTTGGCATCTAATATATATTGGGAATGGAGGTGAGTCCGTAAGCTACTGCCATTTGGTCATTTCATCTTACTTAAAACTCTCTTGAACTTTCAACAAAAACTTCTGCAGATCCATGTAGGGTCGGGATAAATTGTTCTGGCATGGAACAGGACGTAAGGTTTGTCTGACGACATCTTTTGCTAATCTTGTTGCAGACGGTTGCACTAGGCCGGGAGTTGGATATTCATGGTTACGGGTGTCTGACAGGAAGTCTTGGGAAATTTTACTTTGCAAGTTACTGAAGCGATAACAAGGACATCACAAGAGCCtaattgaagaaatttcaaTCCGACGATGGACGAGAAGTAAAGCCTTTAAACAAGTGCATAATTAAAGAGAAGTGCAATTTCGTATGAGCGGATGCCTTCACAATACTTTGTTAAAGAGTGTTCTCGAAGCGTGTAGTAAGTAATTAAATAGGTGAACTCTATAATTGTCGGTACAGTGACATTTCTCAAGATATTGAAAATCAATGCTGTGGAAATTGAATCTTTACTCACCAAACATCCCTAACAAATGTCTCTGAAAAATAACATGACCTTCGGTGTGCGTCGGAAGACCTTTAACAATCACTATCGGTTATCTGAAACACCATGTAGAATGCGGATTGACCATTTATAATTACGAAAGGTTATTGGGCCACATGGCAAAACAATATCCAAGCGCCATGCCACGTGGCAAGCACAGAGCTGAAGAAAAGCGTCACGTGACCAGCATAAAAGTGAACATTGTCTCAACTCCAATTTTGATGGTATGTGATAGACCATCGAATGTCAACCTAGCACTTCACCTATGTGAACATGAAGGTATCATTCCGACTAATCAAGATCTGATATCTTCTTGCTGACAATCTAGAGTTGGCCAAATATCTATCCATACAGGAGTGCTGCTTATAAGAGGACAGCGCCCAGATTTGAGGGCTTCTGAGAACGCCaatcgaaatagaaaaacagaatTGGGATTTTGAACTCATCAACTATTTAATACTTCTGTAAACTAAAAAGCCCTGTCAATACATCCGTTACAGAAAAGCTGAAGATTGTTCCGGCAAAAATCGATATATTATTGCTAAGTTAAGGATCTGAAGGGAGTTTCCTCACTAACCAAGTACTCTAGTAACATGAGGCCTATGCCCACTATCACAGCACATCAAATCAAGCAGGAGTGTGATAAGGCGAGGCCAAATCATTGCAGAAGGACAGTCAGATGCCGCATCCTTATGTGAGTTTTGCGACACCTTGAAGCTCAAGCAAATGCTGACAGTATATTCTTCTTGAGGGTGAACTCGTCCGCCTTGGCAGCACTGATTGACTGCGAAAAATAGagcggaaaaaaaaatgtagaacaGTTTAGTGTGGACGGGTGCGTGAAATGGTAATGTACAACTCTTATATCATTAGTCTTTTTGTTAAAAAGACTTCGTTGGGAAAACAATACACTGCTTAAGGTAAACTGTAAGACACTAGGAACTCGATACTgagaatttcaaatttactaCGTTGTCCTTCATTTATGCAAATGATACCTTCTCAAGCATTCGCTGAAGCCGCTCAGTTTCTTTCTTGGCATAATCAGCACCCTTATCCATACAGCTTTTAGCAGCCTTCAAATAGATCTTCCCATATCTGTGTCGAAGGCAGAGATAAAACCAAACGTTTAAGGGGTTCATTTCTAGGAAACATAACATCGTGACTTAACAGACTAAAGGAATCCGTAGTTAATTTCCGGAATATATCCACTTTACCATTGATAAagaagtaagaagaaaaaaaagaaagttactAGGGATTTAGGTCAAAATGACTACCTTGCGCCAGAGCCCTCAAGCTTCTCAGCCTCCTCTTCAATCTTGGAAAAGACTGCTTTCTTCTCCTCACCAGTAGCAGCCACAAACTCCTTCACCAAGGCATCTAGACTGGCAACTATCCCAGCCtgttgaaaagaagaataatcGATAAAGTCTTTAATAAGAAACAAAGATCGAGACAAACCGAATTTCTTATCAAATCGTCAATATCTGAGTAAATTAACTGACTTTTGAAGTGAGTTCTCCCTTCCCATCCCTACTGGTTCCACATTTTTCATTGATGAAGTTGACAAAATCATCCAAATCCCTTCCACCATCATATTCTTCACCATCTTTGTTGTTCTTCGGAAAGAACTTCAATGTAGGAAAACCACTCACACCATACCTACAACATACCATGAGCATTTAACAATGGATTCTCTGAGTTTTGACATGAATGTGTTTAACATTAGATGAACATGATTACCAGACTATTATGTACTCACTTTTCACCTAGATCTTTGTACTTGTCAGCATCCAAATTCGCAATAACTACACCATCTTCTGATTTGAATGCTGCAGCTACTTTTTCATAAGTCTGCAAGACACCAGAAAGTTGGATTACTCAAGCAAATGCTAAAAACTCATGCTGATACATATACTGTTTATGAAGCATTTTAACTTACAGGAGCAAGAGCTTTACAGTGGCCACACCTGAATGAAGGTATGGACACTTAATTAGCACCACTTGACAAAAAATTGCCAGAATGAATAGAAACTTTTTGGTAGGGAAACTATTAAGACATATGCCCATGCTAAGGAGATTTTAGAAGCATGAGCATATAAAACTAACAGCACAAAGTCATGCTTACCATGGTGCATAGAATTCCACCAAAACATCTTTTGTTTTGTCCAACACAATCTCATTGAAGTTGTCAGATGTTAGTACAGCTACACTGGATGGTACTGCAGCTATCTTAACATTGGTCCCTGcg
The sequence above is drawn from the Eucalyptus grandis isolate ANBG69807.140 chromosome 11, ASM1654582v1, whole genome shotgun sequence genome and encodes:
- the LOC104426805 gene encoding putative protein TPRXL, which translates into the protein MASNSNNASSASPSTSTSTPSTPPVAASSGGKRGRDPDDEVYLDNMYSHKRYLSEMMASSLNGLTVGDTLGENYMDSPARSESMFYFRDDMSSQYSPMSEDSDDSRFCEIPVNACSSQSDSLPTSPVSPYRCQRPFGGPSSATPATSSPSYSHNLVAPTSSQTRQRGSDSEGRFPSSPSDICHSADLRRAALLRSVQMRTQPAPNCPYESPFAPGQEAVPNMESEDVKSLSDEKDYHIEECPSSVASSSDFNEEKTCRTLNSSAGRIESGI
- the LOC104426806 gene encoding protein disulfide-isomerase like 2-1, producing MASSQIWIGAAALALLLVSAFADDVLVLTEENFDKEVGQDRAALVEFYAPWCGHCKKLAPEYEKLGSSFKKAKSILIGKVDCDEHKSVCSKYGVSGYPTIQWFPKGSLEPKKYEGPRTAEALAEFVNNEGGTNVKIAAVPSSVAVLTSDNFNEIVLDKTKDVLVEFYAPWCGHCKALAPTYEKVAAAFKSEDGVVIANLDADKYKDLGEKYGVSGFPTLKFFPKNNKDGEEYDGGRDLDDFVNFINEKCGTSRDGKGELTSKAGIVASLDALVKEFVAATGEEKKAVFSKIEEEAEKLEGSGARYGKIYLKAAKSCMDKGADYAKKETERLQRMLEKSISAAKADEFTLKKNILSAFA
- the LOC104427980 gene encoding probable calcium-binding protein CML23 codes for the protein MAQSGGSSSFPKTMDEVRRVFNMYDANSDGKISYDEVWQALSELGRTTATHEEATHKFSEIDRNGDGFIDVHEFAEFLTWEPIEGRSEEEQLRETFNFYDLDKDGLISAEELQALMRKFGQRCSMRDCQAMILTADRDGDGQIDFDDFKAKIFNK